Proteins from a genomic interval of Paenibacillus lentus:
- the sspI gene encoding small acid-soluble spore protein SspI: MPITLDLRQAVVHKMHGKNESGLREMVEGSIDAQEAALPGLGVVFEIIWKHIDEAKKDELISLLNNELSSAEHKPLK; encoded by the coding sequence ATGCCAATTACTCTTGATCTTAGACAAGCAGTTGTGCATAAAATGCACGGTAAGAATGAATCCGGTCTGCGAGAGATGGTGGAAGGGTCTATCGATGCCCAGGAAGCTGCGCTTCCCGGCCTTGGTGTCGTCTTTGAGATCATCTGGAAGCATATTGACGAGGCCAAAAAGGATGAGCTCATCTCACTTCTGAACAATGAGCTTTCTTCTGCCGAGCATAAGCCATTGAAATAA
- a CDS encoding DUF3221 domain-containing protein, giving the protein MWNYDEGYVVAKDEANLMILVVKNHVTDLKNKSIEKIIEEADPNAIWITTDRATYDSILIGDHVKIKDIGTVLQSYPGQTKGKVTKME; this is encoded by the coding sequence ATTTGGAACTATGATGAGGGGTATGTTGTTGCAAAAGATGAGGCTAATTTAATGATCTTAGTAGTGAAGAATCATGTTACCGATTTAAAGAATAAATCAATTGAAAAAATTATAGAGGAAGCAGATCCTAATGCAATTTGGATTACTACAGATCGAGCAACATATGATTCGATTTTAATTGGTGATCATGTAAAAATAAAGGATATAGGGACTGTTCTTCAATCCTACCCTGGTCAGACAAAAGGAAAAGTTACCAAAATGGAATAA
- a CDS encoding S-layer homology domain-containing protein: MTIRTMTKLSLITVLLISLIGTALPSKLHAAEPLSFTDVKQGAWYEKTVQWAIAHEMVKGYNDGTFRPQQTVSEAEFLAMLLRAFEPKLLFSAKQDHWADAYYTRADQLNYPVTGYKDLPSRNQPISREQVAELITAAEGVNFSGDHAIHYVLAFGLATGKDPNVASVDSFDGNSALTRAEALQFIKNVSENGIGGLLERPLEKNDPQDLPEL; the protein is encoded by the coding sequence ATGACAATTCGAACAATGACTAAGCTAAGCTTAATAACCGTGCTGCTCATTTCCCTCATCGGAACAGCCTTGCCGTCAAAACTTCATGCCGCAGAGCCGCTTTCTTTCACAGATGTCAAACAAGGAGCATGGTATGAAAAGACGGTACAATGGGCCATTGCTCATGAAATGGTGAAGGGCTATAATGACGGAACATTCAGACCGCAGCAAACGGTGAGCGAAGCTGAATTTCTTGCGATGCTGCTACGGGCCTTTGAACCGAAGCTGCTCTTCTCTGCTAAGCAAGACCACTGGGCCGATGCTTACTACACAAGGGCAGATCAGTTAAATTATCCGGTCACCGGCTACAAAGACCTTCCCTCTAGGAATCAACCAATTTCCCGAGAACAGGTCGCCGAGCTGATCACGGCCGCCGAGGGCGTTAACTTCAGTGGAGATCATGCCATCCATTACGTGCTGGCTTTCGGGCTCGCTACGGGCAAAGACCCGAATGTCGCTAGCGTGGACAGCTTTGACGGCAACAGCGCCTTAACGCGCGCTGAAGCCCTGCAATTCATTAAGAACGTCAGCGAGAACGGCATTGGCGGATTATTGGAAAGACCTTTAGAAAAGAATGATCCGCAGGATCTTCCCGAACTATAA
- a CDS encoding peptide chain release factor 3, which produces MSKALGQVLQQEVDKRRTFAIISHPDAGKTTLTEKLLLFGGAIRLAGSVKARKASKHATSDWMEIEKQRGISVTSSVMQFDYNGHRVNILDTPGHQDFSEDTYRTLTAADAAVMLIDVAKGVEVQTIKLFQVCAKRGIPIFTFINKLDREGRNPFDLMEELEQVLGIRSVPMNWPIGSGRELSGIYDRMNNQVELFQGNDHSQIQVKKVENYHDPAIRELAGEFLHDQLCQDLELLDVAGDPFDMEKVSRGELTPIFFGSAVNNFGVQTFLESFLRLAPKPEPRHSLAGLVEPTHEKFSGYVFKIQANMNPAHRDRIAFLRIVSGKFERGMSVKHVRVGKEIKLSQPQQFLAQDRDIVTEAYPGDIIGLFDPGIFRIGDSLSQGSEIVFDELPTFSPEIFAKVTVKNALKHKQYQKGIDQLTEEGTIQVFTTVGFEDMLLGVVGQLQFEVFEYRMKGEYGVDVQLQRMPYQFARWIVGDKVDPSKFRINSTLVTDKKGNYVALFENEYAMRTAMEKNPDAEFLETAP; this is translated from the coding sequence ATGAGCAAAGCATTGGGACAAGTGCTGCAGCAGGAAGTGGACAAACGGCGAACGTTTGCAATTATTTCCCACCCGGATGCCGGGAAAACAACATTAACCGAGAAGCTGCTGCTGTTCGGCGGGGCGATCCGTTTGGCCGGGTCAGTAAAGGCTCGAAAAGCAAGCAAGCATGCAACAAGCGACTGGATGGAAATTGAGAAGCAGCGCGGTATCTCCGTTACTTCCTCCGTCATGCAGTTTGATTATAACGGTCACCGGGTGAACATTTTGGATACACCAGGTCACCAGGACTTTAGTGAGGACACGTATCGAACGTTGACCGCCGCGGATGCTGCCGTCATGCTGATCGACGTGGCCAAAGGCGTCGAGGTGCAGACAATCAAGTTGTTCCAGGTTTGCGCCAAGCGGGGCATTCCGATTTTTACCTTCATAAACAAGCTGGATCGGGAAGGCCGGAATCCGTTTGATCTGATGGAGGAGTTGGAGCAGGTACTGGGCATTCGCTCTGTGCCGATGAACTGGCCAATCGGCTCGGGGCGCGAGCTGTCGGGCATTTACGACCGTATGAATAATCAGGTTGAACTGTTCCAAGGGAACGATCATTCCCAGATTCAAGTGAAGAAGGTCGAGAATTATCATGACCCTGCGATCCGTGAATTAGCTGGGGAATTTCTTCATGATCAGCTCTGTCAGGATTTGGAGCTCCTGGATGTAGCGGGCGACCCCTTTGATATGGAAAAGGTGAGCCGGGGTGAACTCACTCCAATCTTCTTCGGCAGCGCTGTAAATAACTTCGGTGTTCAGACGTTCCTGGAGAGTTTCCTGCGCCTTGCTCCGAAGCCGGAGCCGCGCCATAGTTTAGCCGGGTTGGTTGAGCCGACTCATGAAAAGTTTTCGGGTTACGTATTTAAAATCCAGGCCAATATGAACCCGGCGCACCGAGATCGAATTGCCTTTTTACGTATCGTGTCTGGTAAATTTGAACGGGGAATGTCGGTGAAGCATGTTCGCGTTGGCAAAGAGATTAAGCTCTCACAGCCGCAGCAGTTCCTTGCTCAGGATCGGGATATCGTAACCGAAGCATATCCGGGCGATATTATTGGGTTGTTCGATCCGGGGATTTTTCGAATCGGGGACTCCCTTAGTCAAGGCAGCGAGATTGTATTTGATGAACTTCCGACCTTCTCACCGGAGATTTTTGCCAAGGTGACGGTGAAGAACGCTTTGAAGCATAAGCAATACCAAAAAGGGATCGATCAGCTTACAGAAGAGGGAACGATCCAAGTATTTACGACGGTAGGCTTCGAGGATATGCTGCTTGGCGTCGTAGGACAGCTTCAATTTGAGGTGTTCGAATATCGGATGAAAGGCGAGTACGGCGTGGATGTTCAGTTGCAGCGGATGCCGTATCAGTTCGCCCGCTGGATTGTCGGGGATAAGGTAGATCCATCAAAGTTCCGGATTAACTCTACGCTCGTGACGGATAAGAAGGGCAATTATGTTGCCTTGTTTGAGAACGAATATGCGATGAGAACCGCAATGGAGAAAAATCCAGATGCCGAGTTTTTAGAGACGGCCCCTTAA
- a CDS encoding YwmB family TATA-box binding protein: MKKLWGIIVMIIIGGAVIMEFLNNAGATANANAASSAEAELSRVQAELSRVQFEKILAAGEMTTQGEIWATVKWQGEWHTELSLDEAQRTLAEGLGWSDSYVEEGHERKVFYVEGDAGELEGKLTIMHQEEGQYYVVLRLENQTMMGLGQLAEYGEEYGRMLLAEGVDAKWNAALQGASVDVTDALALPRSGAAMINGQELGRQGVPVTAAFEAIESRAGERLKLRQVESFEDERTISRSYTVEELPIKVQSAGQNINLQLALHWNTEMERYDLSIGTPLLTVEY, from the coding sequence ATGAAAAAATTATGGGGAATTATCGTAATGATTATTATAGGTGGAGCAGTCATAATGGAATTTTTGAACAATGCTGGGGCAACCGCTAATGCGAATGCTGCTTCTTCGGCCGAGGCAGAATTATCGAGAGTGCAAGCAGAATTATCAAGAGTGCAATTTGAGAAAATATTGGCTGCCGGCGAGATGACGACTCAGGGAGAAATATGGGCCACTGTGAAATGGCAGGGAGAATGGCATACAGAACTGTCTTTGGATGAGGCGCAAAGGACTCTAGCTGAGGGTCTGGGATGGTCGGACAGTTATGTAGAAGAGGGGCATGAACGGAAAGTGTTCTATGTTGAAGGGGACGCTGGAGAACTCGAAGGAAAGCTCACGATCATGCATCAAGAAGAAGGGCAGTATTATGTTGTCCTCCGCCTTGAGAATCAAACGATGATGGGGCTGGGGCAACTGGCGGAATACGGCGAAGAGTATGGTAGAATGCTTCTTGCAGAGGGTGTCGATGCAAAATGGAATGCAGCACTACAAGGAGCAAGCGTGGATGTAACGGATGCGTTGGCTCTCCCGCGCTCCGGTGCTGCTATGATCAATGGTCAGGAGTTGGGACGACAGGGCGTCCCTGTGACAGCTGCCTTCGAAGCGATCGAGTCTCGTGCCGGGGAACGGTTGAAGCTGCGACAAGTGGAGAGCTTTGAGGATGAGCGTACGATCAGCCGCTCTTATACAGTGGAAGAGTTGCCGATCAAGGTGCAAAGCGCTGGCCAAAATATCAATTTGCAGCTTGCGCTTCATTGGAATACGGAGATGGAAAGATATGACTTATCTATAGGTACCCCACTGCTGACAGTTGAATATTAA
- a CDS encoding deoxyguanosinetriphosphate triphosphohydrolase family protein, producing the protein MNIQELREHRQYPDNIGQETSRATFERDYSRLIHSPTFRRLQGKSQVFGAGTGDYYRTRLTHSLEVAQIAREAARSLLRFYPDVAADKADHPGLIIDPEVVECAAICHDFGHPPFGHKGEEVLDGILEKLVEDKVEQALRNTNPPPGEEQQIREAIRRRYEHFEGNAHNFRLMMFLEKRENIDGLNLSDAVLLGTNKYPYPGTANKKGLYLHEWEYISYIRDRWGIPEGKRTFEAQLMDLCDDIAYSAHDLEDGIKAGKIEVHEHFLKDSHIQRLIVEKIMTLDDFFWDGWTPDKIQVKVEEVLDSFLRVWNEKLPICDHDYSRTRREVKAYWVSLFVSSLGVIPDGSWQKVTFVKEGREDEDMLRTVSVLKSFAWVTMIRDLRVQRLQKRSAWVIKRLWDAFVDPETSKSIIPGDWLRRFDRDQRKAKPIWTWEHMIIDYIAGMTDAYAEKIYNELYGLKVGTIYDLD; encoded by the coding sequence ATGAATATTCAGGAATTGAGGGAGCATCGGCAGTATCCGGACAATATCGGGCAGGAGACGAGCCGCGCAACCTTTGAACGCGATTATTCGCGGTTGATTCATTCGCCCACCTTCCGCCGACTGCAGGGTAAATCGCAGGTATTCGGGGCGGGAACCGGGGATTATTACCGGACACGGCTGACGCATTCGCTGGAGGTAGCGCAAATCGCCCGGGAAGCGGCACGCAGCCTGCTTCGCTTCTACCCGGATGTCGCTGCGGACAAAGCCGACCATCCTGGACTGATTATCGATCCGGAGGTTGTCGAGTGCGCGGCGATCTGCCATGATTTTGGACACCCTCCCTTTGGTCATAAAGGTGAAGAAGTGCTGGACGGTATATTAGAGAAGCTTGTAGAAGACAAGGTTGAGCAGGCTTTGAGGAACACCAATCCGCCCCCCGGAGAAGAACAGCAGATCCGGGAAGCCATCCGGCGGAGGTATGAGCATTTTGAAGGCAACGCCCATAATTTCCGGCTGATGATGTTCCTAGAGAAACGGGAAAACATCGACGGCCTCAATTTATCCGACGCAGTGCTGCTAGGGACGAATAAATATCCTTATCCCGGCACGGCCAATAAAAAAGGTCTCTACTTGCATGAATGGGAGTATATTTCCTACATCCGCGACCGCTGGGGCATTCCGGAGGGGAAAAGAACTTTCGAAGCGCAATTGATGGATCTGTGCGACGATATCGCCTACTCGGCACACGATCTTGAAGATGGCATCAAAGCGGGAAAAATCGAGGTACATGAGCATTTTCTCAAGGATTCGCACATTCAGCGTCTAATCGTCGAGAAAATTATGACGTTGGACGATTTCTTCTGGGACGGCTGGACGCCGGACAAAATACAGGTCAAGGTCGAGGAGGTGCTTGATTCGTTCTTGCGGGTCTGGAATGAGAAATTGCCGATTTGCGACCATGATTATTCCCGGACTCGCCGCGAGGTTAAGGCATACTGGGTCAGTCTATTCGTCTCCAGCCTCGGCGTCATCCCGGACGGCAGCTGGCAAAAGGTGACGTTCGTCAAGGAAGGCCGGGAGGACGAGGACATGCTGCGTACCGTAAGTGTGCTGAAAAGCTTCGCTTGGGTGACTATGATCCGTGACCTGCGCGTGCAGCGGCTGCAGAAGCGCAGCGCTTGGGTGATCAAGCGGCTGTGGGACGCTTTTGTCGATCCGGAGACATCCAAATCGATTATTCCTGGTGACTGGCTGCGCCGCTTCGACCGCGATCAGCGGAAAGCGAAGCCGATATGGACCTGGGAGCATATGATCATCGATTACATCGCGGGCATGACGGACGCTTATGCGGAGAAAATCTACAATGAGCTGTACGGACTTAAGGTAGGAACGATTTACGATTTGGACTAA
- a CDS encoding response regulator, whose product MDNDIKVLLVDDHEMVRIGLAAVLGTEDGIEVVGEASSGEEGIRLAQEYKPDVVLMDLVMEGMDGIETTRQLLKLYPECKVIVLTSYLDDEKMYPVIEAGAFSYLLKTSRASEVADAIRAAARGQSVLESQVASKMMNRFRQPKAEAAAHDELTDREMDVLRLLAQGKSNQDIADDLIIGIKTVKFHVTNILAKLGVEDRTQAAIYAYKNGLAE is encoded by the coding sequence ATGGACAATGATATTAAAGTATTGTTGGTAGATGATCACGAGATGGTTAGAATCGGCCTGGCAGCGGTGCTTGGCACTGAGGATGGAATCGAAGTAGTCGGCGAGGCCAGCAGCGGAGAAGAGGGCATCCGGCTGGCTCAAGAGTATAAGCCGGACGTCGTGCTCATGGATCTTGTGATGGAAGGTATGGATGGGATTGAGACGACGAGGCAACTGCTGAAGCTCTATCCCGAATGCAAAGTCATCGTTCTGACGAGTTATTTGGATGATGAGAAAATGTATCCTGTCATCGAGGCAGGCGCGTTCAGCTATCTTCTCAAGACATCCCGTGCTTCCGAGGTAGCCGATGCGATCCGCGCTGCAGCACGCGGGCAGTCTGTTCTGGAGTCGCAGGTAGCCTCTAAGATGATGAACCGATTCAGACAACCGAAGGCAGAAGCTGCAGCCCATGATGAATTAACGGATCGGGAGATGGACGTACTGCGCCTGCTCGCGCAAGGAAAATCCAATCAGGACATTGCTGATGATTTGATTATCGGGATTAAAACCGTAAAATTTCATGTGACGAATATTTTAGCTAAGCTAGGCGTGGAAGACCGCACGCAAGCCGCCATTTATGCTTATAAAAATGGGCTGGCAGAATAA
- the zwf gene encoding glucose-6-phosphate dehydrogenase gives MTEIQNLESVKTPGAVYFIFGATGDLARRKLFPAIYSLYREGKLGEDFAVIGVARRPRSLEEFRDDVYRSIQEFCRYSVDDQSEWSRFAEHFSYKSLDINNIDGYRELLQQTEEVETRFGIPGNRLFYLALAPELFGSVSFNLRKGGMLDSSGWHRLVIEKPFGYDLISAQKLNEELNQVFKEEEIYRIDHYLGKEMVQNIEVIRFANAFFEPLWNNKHISNIQITLSETVGVEERGGYYDNAGALRDMGQNHMLQLLTMIAMEPPSRLLPEDIRDEKVKVLRSLRPYTSPQEVKENVVRGQYSEGESGGKALPGYRQEEKVDPNSDTETYFAAKVYVDNFRWAGVPFYIRTGKRLPVKTTEVVVEFKQMPTNVYLGQKHKLEPNLLVIRVNPMEGIYIKINAKKPGTESQISPLAMEFCQSCQVGINSPEAYERLIHDAANGDSTYFTRWDEVATAWAFVDRIASAWAQESGDISTYPAGSWGPEEADKLLAKDGFHWWPVNGQEEDNVIWIKG, from the coding sequence ATGACTGAAATTCAAAATCTAGAGTCAGTGAAGACACCAGGAGCGGTATATTTCATTTTCGGAGCAACCGGAGATTTGGCACGGCGCAAGTTGTTTCCCGCAATATATTCCTTGTATCGCGAGGGGAAGCTCGGAGAAGATTTTGCGGTTATCGGCGTGGCGCGGCGTCCCCGCTCACTAGAAGAATTCCGTGATGATGTGTATCGTTCCATTCAGGAGTTTTGTCGTTATTCCGTTGATGATCAATCGGAGTGGAGTCGCTTTGCAGAGCATTTCTCGTATAAATCACTTGACATTAACAATATAGATGGATATCGGGAGCTGCTTCAGCAGACAGAGGAAGTGGAAACACGCTTTGGCATTCCTGGCAACCGATTGTTTTATCTGGCCCTTGCGCCGGAGCTGTTCGGCAGCGTATCCTTCAATTTGCGGAAGGGCGGCATGCTGGATAGCAGCGGCTGGCATCGCCTCGTAATCGAGAAGCCGTTTGGCTATGATTTGATCTCCGCTCAGAAGCTGAATGAAGAACTGAATCAGGTGTTCAAAGAAGAAGAGATTTATCGGATCGACCACTATCTTGGCAAAGAGATGGTTCAGAACATCGAGGTAATTCGCTTTGCGAATGCGTTCTTCGAGCCGCTTTGGAATAACAAGCATATTTCTAATATACAGATTACGCTTAGCGAAACTGTTGGCGTTGAGGAGCGTGGCGGGTACTATGATAATGCCGGGGCTCTTCGTGATATGGGGCAGAACCATATGCTGCAATTGCTTACGATGATTGCGATGGAGCCGCCAAGCCGACTGCTTCCCGAGGATATTCGGGATGAGAAGGTAAAAGTGCTTCGTTCGCTTCGTCCATATACTTCTCCACAGGAAGTGAAGGAGAATGTTGTACGGGGACAATATTCCGAGGGCGAGAGCGGCGGCAAGGCGCTGCCAGGCTACCGTCAGGAGGAAAAGGTAGACCCGAACTCCGATACGGAGACGTATTTCGCGGCTAAGGTCTATGTGGACAATTTCCGCTGGGCGGGAGTTCCATTCTATATTCGGACAGGTAAACGCCTTCCGGTGAAGACAACGGAGGTCGTTGTGGAATTCAAGCAAATGCCAACTAACGTCTATCTCGGTCAAAAGCATAAGCTTGAGCCGAATCTGCTCGTCATCCGCGTCAATCCTATGGAAGGGATTTATATTAAGATCAACGCGAAGAAGCCGGGAACGGAGTCGCAAATCAGTCCGCTCGCAATGGAGTTCTGCCAAAGCTGCCAAGTAGGCATTAACTCTCCTGAGGCATATGAGCGTCTCATCCATGATGCAGCCAATGGCGATTCCACTTACTTTACGCGGTGGGATGAGGTTGCTACAGCATGGGCATTCGTTGATCGTATTGCATCTGCGTGGGCGCAGGAATCTGGCGACATCAGCACTTATCCCGCAGGTTCCTGGGGGCCGGAGGAAGCTGATAAATTGTTGGCGAAGGATGGTTTCCATTGGTGGCCGGTAAATGGCCAGGAAGAGGATAATGTCATTTGGATCAAAGGTTAG
- a CDS encoding potassium channel family protein: MAQSGKKQYAVIGMGRFGLSVASALSGMGFDVLAIDSNEQRTQEVSNIVTHAVSADSTDEEALRALGIRNFDVVVVAIGENIQASILTTLIIKDLGGPLIIVKAQNELHGKVLNKIGADKVIYPERDMGLRVAHHLTSPNILDYIELSDEYSIVDLQITKAMVGKNLKELDIRAKFGCNVMAIKTGAKMNISPAAHDRLAEGDILVIVGEKNDLTKLELAYSES; this comes from the coding sequence ATGGCACAATCGGGAAAAAAACAATATGCGGTCATCGGCATGGGCCGTTTTGGGCTTAGCGTGGCTAGTGCCTTAAGCGGAATGGGCTTTGATGTGCTGGCGATTGACTCCAACGAGCAGCGTACACAGGAGGTATCCAATATTGTTACGCATGCCGTCTCTGCGGATTCCACGGATGAGGAGGCGCTTCGTGCGCTAGGCATTCGGAATTTCGATGTGGTGGTCGTCGCGATCGGTGAGAATATTCAGGCAAGTATTTTAACAACGCTTATTATTAAAGACCTCGGCGGGCCGCTTATCATTGTAAAAGCGCAAAATGAGCTGCACGGCAAGGTGCTGAATAAGATCGGCGCGGATAAGGTCATTTATCCGGAGCGGGATATGGGCCTTCGCGTTGCCCACCATTTAACTTCTCCGAATATTTTGGACTATATCGAATTATCGGATGAATATAGCATTGTTGATTTGCAAATAACGAAGGCCATGGTCGGAAAAAACCTGAAGGAGCTCGATATCCGGGCGAAATTCGGCTGCAACGTCATGGCCATCAAGACAGGCGCCAAAATGAATATTTCACCGGCAGCCCATGATCGGCTTGCTGAAGGGGATATTCTTGTAATTGTCGGAGAGAAGAATGACCTTACAAAGCTGGAGTTGGCTTACTCGGAATCATAA
- a CDS encoding TrmH family RNA methyltransferase — MQQITSPHNPRVKEWAGLLEKKNRDKQHKFLIEGIHLVQEALKAQIDLECVCYEIERGIPAELSKAAAASLGVEWIGVTAAIIAKCTDAKTPQPVFAVVRKSGDELGPLLAEERTLVVVLDGVQDPGNVGTIIRSADAVGASGVIVGPGCADIYNPKVIRSTMGSLFHLPVIEGELVDILPQAKERGIRLAGTSLQAAESCYAYDFTGPVWLLFGSEARGLSPNVRELMDDGLLIPMRGQAESLNVAMAASVLLFEAQRQRYFK; from the coding sequence ATGCAGCAAATTACTTCTCCACACAATCCCCGTGTGAAGGAATGGGCTGGACTGCTTGAGAAGAAAAACAGGGACAAGCAGCATAAATTTTTGATCGAAGGCATTCATTTGGTGCAGGAAGCGCTTAAGGCGCAGATCGACCTGGAATGCGTCTGTTACGAAATCGAACGCGGTATTCCTGCGGAGTTATCGAAGGCAGCGGCAGCTTCACTAGGAGTGGAATGGATCGGCGTTACGGCAGCGATAATCGCCAAGTGTACCGATGCGAAGACACCGCAGCCCGTGTTTGCGGTCGTTCGCAAGAGCGGCGATGAGCTGGGGCCTTTGCTGGCGGAAGAGCGCACTCTCGTTGTCGTGCTGGACGGAGTGCAGGACCCGGGCAATGTGGGCACGATCATTCGCAGTGCGGACGCCGTGGGAGCGAGCGGCGTAATCGTGGGACCGGGCTGCGCGGATATATACAATCCGAAGGTGATCCGCTCGACGATGGGCTCATTGTTTCATTTGCCCGTAATCGAGGGGGAGCTGGTCGATATTCTGCCCCAAGCGAAGGAGCGTGGCATCCGGCTCGCCGGAACCAGCCTGCAAGCTGCGGAGAGCTGCTATGCTTATGACTTTACAGGGCCGGTATGGCTCCTGTTTGGCAGCGAGGCGAGAGGTCTTAGCCCGAACGTCCGGGAGCTGATGGACGACGGGCTGCTTATTCCGATGCGGGGCCAAGCAGAATCGCTGAACGTGGCGATGGCCGCGTCGGTGCTGCTATTTGAGGCGCAGCGGCAGCGGTATTTTAAGTAA